In Paenibacillus sp. FSL R7-0345, a single window of DNA contains:
- a CDS encoding ABC transporter substrate-binding protein has translation MKKGLKTFMPLLAVLLLVGILSACSSNTKNENASAATAAPAANTAAEATEAPTAAPSTSTVYPLTIENYSNNGEGTEWTAKSVTFDKAPEKVVANTQGAAELLIKLGLTDKMVGVAALYGAGDPSVQEEFKKIPVISENYASKELVVGASPDLVMGRADLFADADWGVGTVTGLNELGIQTYLQNTSVKGATLESLYKDIEQLGQIFDVQENAAAYIDELKQRAQKIKDESAGSNAKTFAYVSDGGNGAIAIYSGNIDTFAGDVLSLLGITNSFGDVTGDVSKEQLLATNPDVLLLSVYTGGVDPQETLKAFYADPSLQSLTAIKNKAIYLIDFNQFWGYSYSIFDGAEKLLSDILANQ, from the coding sequence ATGAAAAAAGGATTAAAAACGTTTATGCCGCTGCTGGCGGTTTTGCTGCTGGTAGGGATTCTTTCAGCTTGTTCATCTAACACGAAGAATGAGAACGCTTCTGCTGCTACAGCAGCACCTGCAGCGAATACAGCTGCTGAGGCGACTGAGGCTCCTACTGCTGCTCCAAGCACAAGCACGGTATATCCGCTGACTATTGAGAATTACTCGAATAACGGTGAAGGCACCGAATGGACAGCCAAATCCGTAACTTTTGACAAGGCGCCTGAGAAAGTGGTAGCCAATACCCAGGGAGCCGCTGAGCTTTTGATTAAGCTGGGCTTGACTGACAAAATGGTAGGTGTTGCTGCCCTGTATGGTGCAGGTGATCCTTCTGTCCAGGAAGAGTTCAAGAAGATCCCTGTAATCTCTGAAAACTATGCCAGCAAAGAGCTGGTTGTCGGAGCAAGTCCGGACCTGGTAATGGGACGTGCCGACCTGTTCGCTGATGCGGACTGGGGTGTAGGAACGGTTACGGGGTTGAACGAGCTGGGTATCCAAACCTATCTGCAGAATACCAGCGTAAAGGGTGCCACCCTGGAAAGCCTGTACAAGGATATCGAGCAGCTTGGTCAAATCTTTGATGTACAGGAAAATGCTGCTGCTTATATCGATGAACTGAAACAGCGTGCACAGAAGATTAAAGATGAGTCAGCTGGGAGCAACGCAAAAACGTTCGCTTATGTATCCGACGGCGGAAACGGAGCCATTGCCATTTACAGCGGAAATATTGATACATTTGCCGGCGATGTGCTGAGCCTGCTGGGCATTACTAACAGCTTCGGCGATGTTACCGGCGACGTCAGCAAAGAACAGCTGCTTGCTACTAACCCTGATGTGCTCTTGCTCTCCGTCTACACCGGCGGGGTTGATCCGCAGGAGACCCTGAAAGCTTTCTATGCTGACCCGTCGCTGCAAAGCCTGACGGCCATCAAGAATAAAGCCATCTACCTGATCGACTTCAACCAGTTCTGGGGCTACAGCTACTCTATCTTTGACGGGGCTGAGAAGCTGCTGTCCGATATTTTGGCTAACCAGTAA
- a CDS encoding LLM class flavin-dependent oxidoreductase, with the protein MELGISTFVETTPDVVTGETMSHAERLREVVEEIVLADQVGLDVYGVGEHHRPDFAASSPAVVMAAAASLTSKIRLTSAVMILSSADPVRVYQDFATLDGLSNGRAEIMVGRGSFVESFPLFGCDLKDYESLFDEKLDLLMKLQHSERVTWEGKHRPAIHNLAIYPRPVQDPLPVWIASAGSPESAVRSGALGLPFALAMIGPVRPLDFASHVKLYKEAAAAAGHDLTKLPIAAHAHGFVAESTPQAIGQFFPSTFARTNVRAVEKNLPPYTRADYDAAVRPEGALFVGDPRTVADKIIQLRKEVGITRFLLHVPHGTMPHAEVMESIRLLGTEVAPLVREEIARWEENL; encoded by the coding sequence ATGGAACTGGGAATCAGTACATTTGTGGAGACCACACCGGATGTGGTTACAGGGGAAACAATGAGCCACGCAGAACGGCTGCGTGAAGTGGTAGAGGAGATCGTGCTGGCTGACCAGGTCGGGCTGGACGTGTATGGTGTCGGGGAGCATCACCGGCCGGATTTTGCAGCTTCATCTCCGGCAGTAGTAATGGCGGCAGCAGCCAGCCTGACGAGCAAAATCCGCCTGACGAGTGCCGTTATGATTCTGTCATCGGCTGATCCGGTGCGTGTCTATCAGGATTTTGCCACCTTGGACGGTCTGAGTAACGGACGGGCTGAGATTATGGTCGGCCGGGGTTCATTTGTTGAATCGTTCCCGCTGTTCGGCTGTGATCTGAAGGACTATGAAAGTTTATTTGATGAAAAGCTGGACCTTCTAATGAAGCTTCAGCACTCTGAGCGGGTGACCTGGGAAGGCAAGCACAGACCCGCTATACATAACCTAGCAATCTACCCCCGTCCGGTACAGGACCCTCTGCCGGTCTGGATTGCCAGTGCAGGCAGCCCGGAATCTGCGGTACGCTCCGGAGCACTCGGTCTGCCGTTTGCGCTGGCGATGATTGGTCCTGTCCGCCCGCTGGATTTTGCCTCGCATGTGAAGCTGTATAAAGAAGCGGCAGCAGCCGCCGGGCATGACCTCACAAAGCTGCCAATTGCGGCGCATGCCCATGGCTTTGTAGCGGAGAGTACGCCGCAGGCAATCGGGCAGTTCTTCCCGTCGACCTTTGCCAGAACTAACGTGCGGGCGGTTGAGAAGAATCTGCCCCCGTATACCCGCGCTGATTATGATGCGGCAGTCAGACCGGAAGGCGCGTTATTCGTCGGCGATCCCCGGACCGTCGCGGACAAAATCATTCAATTACGCAAAGAAGTCGGAATCACCAGATTCCTGCTGCACGTCCCGCACGGCACCATGCCCCATGCCGAGGTGATGGAATCAATCCGGCTGCTTGGAACAGAGGTGGCTCCGCTGGTACGTGAGGAAATTGCGCGCTGGGAGGAGAATCTGTAG
- a CDS encoding DUF1963 domain-containing protein: MTERIPCKSEGCSATILPATFQKTGGYCMPCVQVKERDERQAYILQHRKTVDLYAGVTDPVEVLKIMHASRPHDPLMVYAPYKTGKEELYSSLSGEDAGRMEAYAVELLQAGDEDTCTEVLMSLACYNNRLLSGTGTLAELLRREVYHPGFLYKDAPADIRDLLLEQVDTDAEHRNFLLLALSWIGDEVVVQRFRDWREQAPDWADELYAAPEKYANEAGWELTAEGERRDLFYRNNYAVENPPPSSAAVYPDEPAGSFLSESGHRCEWCGNPLTMLMDIHAEHTAVKRLPVIGQRLQVQTCIICSCYGPVYMELDSMHGARWSAFNQKPDYLPESDPNEESREYLSAGKQFRIAEKPRNTYYAAEWTLEPWASQLGGYPTWIQDAEYPVCPCCSQSMHFIGQLDWEAVEKYGEGIYYMFLCPEGRMSATLFQQS; this comes from the coding sequence ATGACAGAGCGTATCCCCTGTAAAAGTGAAGGCTGCAGCGCGACCATTCTTCCGGCTACCTTTCAGAAAACCGGCGGCTACTGCATGCCCTGTGTACAGGTTAAAGAGCGGGATGAGCGGCAGGCGTATATTTTGCAGCACCGTAAAACAGTAGATTTGTATGCAGGGGTTACAGACCCCGTTGAGGTACTGAAGATTATGCACGCATCCAGGCCGCATGATCCGTTAATGGTGTACGCGCCGTACAAAACCGGCAAGGAGGAGCTGTATAGCTCTCTTTCCGGGGAGGATGCAGGCCGGATGGAGGCTTATGCTGTTGAGCTGCTGCAGGCAGGTGATGAAGATACGTGCACCGAGGTTCTGATGTCGCTGGCCTGTTACAATAACAGGCTGCTGAGCGGCACGGGAACTCTTGCTGAGCTACTGCGCAGAGAAGTATATCATCCAGGTTTTTTGTATAAAGATGCACCTGCTGATATCCGGGATTTGCTGCTGGAGCAGGTCGATACAGACGCGGAGCACCGTAATTTCCTGCTGCTGGCTTTAAGCTGGATTGGAGACGAGGTTGTCGTTCAGCGTTTCAGGGATTGGCGGGAGCAGGCACCGGATTGGGCGGATGAGCTCTATGCCGCACCTGAGAAGTATGCTAATGAAGCCGGATGGGAGCTGACTGCGGAGGGGGAACGGCGGGATTTATTTTACCGGAATAATTATGCTGTTGAAAACCCCCCCCCCTCTTCTGCTGCAGTATACCCGGACGAACCGGCTGGAAGTTTTCTCTCTGAGAGCGGTCACCGTTGTGAGTGGTGCGGGAATCCGCTTACCATGCTTATGGATATTCATGCAGAACACACTGCGGTAAAACGTCTGCCTGTTATCGGGCAAAGGCTGCAAGTGCAGACCTGCATTATATGCAGCTGCTACGGCCCGGTATATATGGAGCTGGATTCCATGCATGGAGCACGTTGGAGTGCTTTTAACCAAAAACCTGATTATTTACCTGAGAGTGACCCGAATGAGGAGAGCCGGGAGTACCTGTCTGCCGGAAAGCAATTCCGGATAGCAGAGAAGCCGAGGAATACCTATTATGCCGCTGAGTGGACACTGGAGCCGTGGGCCTCGCAGCTTGGCGGGTATCCGACCTGGATTCAGGATGCGGAGTATCCGGTGTGCCCCTGCTGCTCGCAGAGCATGCATTTTATCGGACAGCTGGATTGGGAAGCCGTAGAGAAGTATGGGGAAGGAATCTATTATATGTTCTTATGCCCGGAAGGCCGGATGTCCGCCACGCTGTTTCAGCAGTCCTGA
- a CDS encoding CDP-alcohol phosphatidyltransferase family protein, with translation MIRHIPNMLTVMRMTGSLGLLFIEPLSGLFLAVYALCGASDALDGYIARKTNSASEAGASLDSVADAFFIGVLLMVFLPLLRLPLWTIGWIAGIAIIRFASLLAGWLRYRALAFIHTYANKATGLLLFCFPFLYNLLGLTVTACLLCSVASLSAMEELAVNLRSKELRRNARYFTWKR, from the coding sequence ATGATCAGACATATCCCCAACATGCTTACTGTCATGCGGATGACCGGCTCACTCGGCCTGCTGTTTATTGAGCCCTTATCCGGCCTGTTCCTTGCCGTCTATGCCCTGTGCGGGGCGAGTGATGCGCTTGACGGCTATATTGCCCGCAAAACAAACAGCGCCAGCGAAGCTGGCGCGAGTCTGGACAGTGTAGCCGATGCCTTTTTTATAGGCGTGCTGCTGATGGTCTTCCTTCCGCTCCTGCGGTTACCCCTGTGGACGATAGGCTGGATAGCCGGGATCGCAATCATCCGCTTTGCTTCGTTACTGGCCGGCTGGTTAAGATACCGCGCTCTGGCGTTTATCCATACTTACGCTAATAAGGCAACCGGACTGCTGTTGTTCTGCTTCCCTTTTCTCTACAATCTGCTTGGGCTGACGGTGACCGCCTGCCTGTTGTGCAGTGTAGCAAGCCTATCAGCAATGGAGGAGCTGGCGGTCAATCTGAGGTCGAAGGAGCTAAGGAGGAACGCCCGTTATTTTACCTGGAAAAGATAG
- a CDS encoding CPBP family intramembrane glutamic endopeptidase, producing MRGLNESLKGNPLFAGAEFSKLKIRLYMLVPLYFVLWMGSLTAGRWVYSGASYGLIQVFGLGEGAVQVYRKVVVCGIQVILFCLWIIMIEKRPLRSAGFPAVKPFRVYWTGFLIGFGAISAVTAILLGMGMVQVEAYHWASFIPLAAVIALGWMVQSAAEELAVRGWLIPMLAKESSPAFAIILSSVIFGIFHLFSSGVTVLSFINLILSGLFFAGYAVVTKHIWGVCGMHFAWNVTLGNLYGFPVSGFPDNGRTLVEMSQTGPELFTGGAFGPEGGVITTLVLLSGIIILAILWNRQRLLFTSTN from the coding sequence GTGCGCGGACTAAATGAGAGTTTAAAAGGAAATCCCTTATTTGCCGGGGCTGAATTCAGTAAGCTGAAGATAAGGCTGTACATGCTGGTACCGCTGTATTTTGTATTATGGATGGGGAGCCTGACTGCAGGGCGGTGGGTTTATTCAGGAGCTTCGTATGGGCTGATTCAGGTTTTTGGGCTGGGTGAAGGCGCGGTTCAGGTGTACCGGAAGGTTGTCGTATGCGGTATACAAGTGATTTTATTCTGCTTATGGATCATTATGATCGAAAAGCGTCCGCTCAGGTCGGCGGGATTCCCCGCAGTAAAACCGTTTAGAGTCTATTGGACAGGGTTCCTCATCGGGTTCGGTGCGATTTCAGCGGTAACTGCAATATTACTGGGTATGGGTATGGTGCAGGTGGAAGCTTATCATTGGGCATCCTTTATACCGCTGGCAGCTGTTATTGCTCTCGGGTGGATGGTTCAGAGTGCGGCGGAGGAGCTGGCTGTCAGGGGCTGGCTAATTCCCATGCTGGCAAAGGAAAGCTCACCGGCCTTTGCGATAATATTGTCATCGGTTATATTCGGGATCTTTCATCTGTTCAGCTCCGGGGTTACGGTGTTATCTTTTATTAATCTGATCTTGTCAGGCTTGTTTTTTGCCGGTTATGCGGTTGTTACTAAACATATTTGGGGAGTCTGCGGGATGCATTTTGCCTGGAATGTTACGCTCGGCAATCTTTACGGGTTTCCTGTAAGCGGGTTTCCGGATAACGGGCGGACGCTTGTGGAGATGAGTCAGACGGGTCCTGAACTGTTTACAGGCGGGGCGTTCGGTCCGGAGGGAGGCGTGATTACAACTTTGGTATTGCTGTCGGGGATCATCATTCTGGCAATACTCTGGAATCGGCAGCGGCTACTCTTTACTTCCACGAATTAA
- a CDS encoding VOC family protein: MLIPQFYLNGRTNEAIRLYSLAFHSSADSVMYDPGQEPETVVIHAEMHILGQRIMLSDYGGTSGYPTESVQELVAIFEHEDALKQAYDSIKAGSTTITPLGPVFYSPCMVQFADTFGVRWCFMI, encoded by the coding sequence ATGCTGATTCCGCAATTCTATTTGAACGGGCGTACGAACGAGGCGATCCGGCTATACTCGCTGGCTTTTCACAGTTCTGCCGATTCGGTTATGTATGATCCGGGGCAAGAGCCCGAAACAGTTGTCATTCACGCAGAAATGCACATTCTCGGCCAGCGGATCATGCTTAGTGATTACGGCGGCACATCCGGTTATCCAACAGAGTCAGTCCAGGAGCTTGTAGCCATATTCGAGCACGAAGATGCTTTGAAACAGGCTTACGACAGCATCAAGGCCGGAAGCACAACCATTACCCCGCTGGGCCCGGTTTTCTACAGTCCGTGCATGGTGCAGTTTGCAGATACTTTTGGCGTCCGCTGGTGTTTCATGATTTAA